Genomic segment of Nitrososphaerota archaeon:
GTATTTATACCAACTGTTTTCTTGGGTTCAATTCCCAACCTCCGCTCTTTTTACTGCGGAGGTGATAGGATGGAAGCAGTTGGTGTAAGTACCATAAGTAAAGGGGAGGAGAAAAGAAGATATTTGCCATTGGAAATAAGAGCAACGATGTATGATGATGTTATTGAACTAAAAAAGCAAGGACTAAGCTATACTCAAATTCAAAGAAAAATCTATGAAAAGTGTGAAATACGATTACCTCGATCTACTATTAGTGATTGGGTTAATAGAAAACGACATCCACTTGGAAAAGTCAATAAATTTGATGGTAAACCTTCATTAGAACTTGCGTATGCTATTGGAACGAAAAATAGTGATGGTTGCTTATACTTTAACAATGACAGAAAATATTCTATAATATTAGCCGTTAATGATAAAGAATTTGCAGAGGAGTTTGGAAAATGCTTAGCTAAACTATTACACCGAAAAGAGCCTTATAAACCATTTTGGGATAAAAAACATAAACAATGGAGAGTAGAATGTTGCAGTATTCTACTTTATAAATTCTTAAATAAGCCATTAGAAGAGCTAAAACCGTACATTGAATATTCTAAAGATTGTGTTTCTGCATTTCTAAGAGCATTATTTGATGGAGAAGGTAGCATATATGTAAGTAGAAAACGCTCCAGACGAATATTAATGCTTTTTAATACAAATATAGAACTATTAAATTATGCTAAATATTTATTGAAGAAATACTTTGATATCGATGCTACAGGGCCATATTTAGCAAGAAAAGGCGGTGAGATTTTGCGTTTTCCAAATGGTAAAGTTGTTAAAACTAAAAAAGACTATTATTACATTTATATTCGTGCAAAAAGCTTATTAAACTTCTATAAATACATCGGATTTACGATAAGACGAAAACAACAAATTTTAATAGAAGCTAACAAAGAACCACTCCCCCTTTTTCTTTTTAGTTTTTATTAATAGAAAGTTCCAATATTTATTATACTAGAAACAAACGGAATAATATTAGGTTCTAATAAAGGTTATGTAAAAAAACTTGCTGAATTTAAAGATAAACTTTATGTTAGAGTCTCTTTTAAAGCAGCTACACCAGAAGGTTTTACTATGAGAACTGGAGCTTTAGGAAAATACTATGACCTTCCATTTAAAGCATTAAAATATCTTTTAGACGAAGGAATTGATGCTAGAGCTGCAGCAATGACAGATCCAAGAAT
This window contains:
- a CDS encoding LAGLIDADG family homing endonuclease translates to MEAVGVSTISKGEEKRRYLPLEIRATMYDDVIELKKQGLSYTQIQRKIYEKCEIRLPRSTISDWVNRKRHPLGKVNKFDGKPSLELAYAIGTKNSDGCLYFNNDRKYSIILAVNDKEFAEEFGKCLAKLLHRKEPYKPFWDKKHKQWRVECCSILLYKFLNKPLEELKPYIEYSKDCVSAFLRALFDGEGSIYVSRKRSRRILMLFNTNIELLNYAKYLLKKYFDIDATGPYLARKGGEILRFPNGKVVKTKKDYYYIYIRAKSLLNFYKYIGFTIRRKQQILIEANKEPLPLFLFSFY